GGCGCCGCCTCCTTGAGCGACCTTGTCTCGAAACTCGCCGCCCCTCGCGCGGTGTGGGTCATGGTTCCCTCGGGAGCGCCGACTGAAGAAACGATTCAAGCCATCAGCGCGCTGCTGCAGCCAGGCGACACGATTATCGACGGCGGCAACACCCGCTTCCACGACGATACTCGCCGCGCCGCCGAATTACAGAAGAAAGGCATCCACTATATCGACGTCGGCACCAGCGGCGGCATTTGGGGGCTGACGGTTGGGTACTGCCTGATGGTCGGCGGCGAGACCGAACCGGTTCAGCGCCTGACCCCCGTCTTCACGACGCTGGCTCCCGAACAGGGGTGGGCTCATATGGGCGGGCACGGCGCCGGCCACTACGTCAAGATGGTTCACAACGGCATTGAATACAGCATGATGCAAGGGTACGCCGAGGGGTTTGAGCTCATGGCGAAAAGCGAGTATCGCCTCGATCTGGGGAAGATCGCCGATGTGTGGATGCATGGCAGCGTGATCCGCTCCTGGCTGCTGGAATTGGCGGTCGGCGCGTTGAAGCAGGATCCCAAGCTCGAAAAACTCAAAGGGTATGTGCAGGATTCCGGCGAGGGCCGCTGGATGATACAAGATGCGATCGATAAGGATGTGCCCGTGCCGACTCTTACGGCGGCGCTGTTCACCCGCTTCCGGTCGCGGCAGGAAGAATCGTTTGCGGAAAAAATGCTGGCCGCATTGCGCAACGCCTTCGGCGGACATAGCGTCCGGCGCTGAGCTTCAACCCAACGGACACCAACACCATGCCTTCGCCAACAACGCCAGTCGATATCAAGCCTGTTCCTGAAACCGTCACCCCGGTCGAGGCCTGTACCCTCGTCATTTTCGGCGGCTCCGGCGATCTCGCGCGCCGCCGCCTCATCCCGGCAGTCTATAACCTCCTGCTGGACGGGCTCCTGCCGGCCAAATACGCCGTGATCGGCCTGGGACGCAAGCCGATGACTGATGACGAATTTCGCAATCTGGTCAAAGAAGGGATCGTCAAACACTCGCGACAGGCCCTGGTGGAGGACACCTGGTCCACCTTCCAGTCTCATCTCTTTTATATCCAGGGAGAGAATGAGGATGCACAGACCTACGCCACGCTCCGCGCCAAAGCGGAGGCCGTGGAGCAAGCGATGCAGTTGCCCGGCAACCGCATTTTTTATCTGAGTATTCCACCCAGCTCCTTCGCCTCGGTGTGTGAAGGATTGGCCCAGGCCGGCCTGGCCGCCTCAGCGGCCTCCGCCTCGCCCTACTCGCGGATTATCGTCGAAAAGCCGGTCGGGCGTGACCTGGCCTCCGCGCGACAAATCAATGAAGTGACGGGAAAAGTGTTCGATGAATCTCAGATTTTCAGGATCGACCACTATCTGGGGAAGGAGACGGTCCAGAATCTCATGGTGGTCCGGTTCGCGAATAGCATTTTCGAACCGATTTGGAACCACAAATATATCGATCACGTCCAAATCACCGTCAGCGAATCGGAAGGCGTGGGGACCAGAGCCAGCTACTACGAAGAGGCCG
This portion of the Nitrospiraceae bacterium genome encodes:
- the zwf gene encoding glucose-6-phosphate dehydrogenase, producing the protein MPSPTTPVDIKPVPETVTPVEACTLVIFGGSGDLARRRLIPAVYNLLLDGLLPAKYAVIGLGRKPMTDDEFRNLVKEGIVKHSRQALVEDTWSTFQSHLFYIQGENEDAQTYATLRAKAEAVEQAMQLPGNRIFYLSIPPSSFASVCEGLAQAGLAASAASASPYSRIIVEKPVGRDLASARQINEVTGKVFDESQIFRIDHYLGKETVQNLMVVRFANSIFEPIWNHKYIDHVQITVSESEGVGTRASYYEEAGALRDMIQNHLLQLLCLVAMEPPYSLDPNVVRNAKMEVLRCLRPIVGKDVEQYTVRAQYAEGVAHDQPIPGYRREKGVSSTSTTETFVAVKAFVENWRWAGVPFYLRTGKALPKRASEIAVQFKDIPQILFNANPANPQPANVLTLRIQPDEGLSLRIISRVPGTRAQTHPVEMDFQYSDV
- the gnd gene encoding decarboxylating 6-phosphogluconate dehydrogenase — its product is MELGFVGLGKMGMNMVTRLQQGRHRVVVYDRSPDVVKQAESKGCMGAASLSDLVSKLAAPRAVWVMVPSGAPTEETIQAISALLQPGDTIIDGGNTRFHDDTRRAAELQKKGIHYIDVGTSGGIWGLTVGYCLMVGGETEPVQRLTPVFTTLAPEQGWAHMGGHGAGHYVKMVHNGIEYSMMQGYAEGFELMAKSEYRLDLGKIADVWMHGSVIRSWLLELAVGALKQDPKLEKLKGYVQDSGEGRWMIQDAIDKDVPVPTLTAALFTRFRSRQEESFAEKMLAALRNAFGGHSVRR